The Candidatus Latescibacterota bacterium genomic sequence CATCTCCATTGTGACGCGGGGGATGTTTTCAATCTTTTTTCCCATCTTGTCGCAGAATTCACTTACGAAATGCCATGCGAGGATCGGGATATCACTTCGCCGTTCACGGAGGGGGGGGACATCAATGGGGAAAACATTCAACCTGAAGAAAAGGTCCCTGCGGAATGTGCCATCTTTTATGGCTTTCTCGAGGTTGCGGTTCGTCGCCGCTATGACCCTGATATCGACTTTGATCGTTTTTGTGCTGCCCAGACGCTCAAGTTCCCCCTCCTGAAGGATCCGGAGCAGTTTTGCCTGCGCTTCGAGGGAGAGCTCGCCGACTTCATCAAGGAAGATAGACGATTTGTCGGCTGATTCGAAGCGTCCTATCTGTCTCGATATCGCTCCAGTATATGCCCCCTTTTCCCGTCCGAACAATTCGCTTTCGATCAGGGTTGAGGGGAGCGCCGCACAGTTGACAGCTATGAAG encodes the following:
- a CDS encoding sigma 54-interacting transcriptional regulator, with translation FIAVNCAALPSTLIESELFGREKGAYTGAISRQIGRFESADKSSIFLDEVGELSLEAQAKLLRILQEGELERLGSTKTIKVDIRVIAATNRNLEKAIKDGTFRRDLFFRLNVFPIDVPPLRERRSDIPILAWHFVSEFCDKMGKKIENIPRVTMEMMQTYEWPGNVRELRNVVERGMIMSKGSTLKATIPKIASFDNSQIITLAEAQRKHILKILERTGWRVRGKSGAAEILGMKPSTLESRMNKLGIKRMVNGTGK